The Desulfovibrio sp. G11 region TTCTTCCAGAGAATCCTTGCCGAACAGATTCAAGCAAATGAGCTCGAAGAGTTGTTGCACCGACAGCCCAAGCTTGCTCAGGAATTTCTGATAGGCCAGGAGTAAATACACGGTCAGGGCCGTATAAATCTGGATGTGCACCGCATTCTCCGAGCGCCCGACAAAGCTTTTAATATGCAGATTTTGTTTGACTTCGCGGAAGAATATTTCAATTTGCCAGCGTTCTTTATAGATATCAGCAATTGTCTTGGCGGACAGGCGGAAATGGTTGGTCAAAAATTCGTACCGTTTGCCGGTTTTCGCATCGCGATAGCCGATTCTGCGTAGACGAGTGGTTTTTCCCCGGCTGCTCACGTCAATGATGTGATCGGACGTGACCCCGGTTTTCCGGTCTACGGCGCGGCGATCAACGAGCTTATAGGCAGCATTGCTCTTCAGTCGGGTTACGAAGAAAATGCCCTTCGCGGTCAACATGCGAAACCAGGAATAGCAGATATAGCCTTTATCGAAGGTGACGATGGAACCCTTTGGCAATGAAAGACTTTTGGCCATGCGGCTTTCGTGGGTTTTGGCATTGTTGATATCGAGAAAAGCGGGAATGTAGCCATCGTGGTCAAGCACGGTATTTACTTTCACGCCAGCCTTGTTCCGCCGGAACGACGCCCAGGGAAAGATGGACAGGCATAGGCTGATGGTGGTGGCGTCCATGCTGTACAGCTTGCACTTGAAGCGGAATTTGTGACGAGGCGCACGAAGATGGCACAGGCCATACATTTCAGCGAACAGGTCTTTGAAAAATTCCACAGGCCTTGAATTGTTGGCATCGGCAACCGTGGAACGCGCTACTGATTTCAAGCCGAGGTGATACAGCCGTCTCTTGGCCGCCTCCAAGGCGCGAAGCCCATCGCGTAAAGAGCGCCTTGCAGCGAGTTGGATAAAGGCCATGACGGTGAATTGCTCCTTGAATCCAAATTGGCGTGAAGAGCGGCCAGTTTTGTGCTTGCGTTCGAGTTTTTCAAAAACATGTCCCGGTATCAGGGATAGCAGTTGAGAGAAGAGTGTAGTATGATGGCTCAAGTCCAAAATCTCCTTGTGTGGCAAGTTGTTGTGGTAACTTCTTATACCACATACTGCTGAGATTTTGGACTTTTTTGTTACCCCTTAGCCGGACAGCAATGATTTTCAACACACGTATGTGTTGCCAGGGACAAGGAGAGGCCTTTTTTACGCCGGAATCGGCCCATATGGGACGCGTACCGGTGTAAAAAATGTCCCTGTGATATTGCCCCCAAATATTTCCACTCCCTGATCTTTGCAGTACCGGATTTTCACGGAGCAGCACCCGGCATCTACGCACACGGCTGCCTGCATCACGCGCCGTGCAATCCTGACTGTACGGTGCGCTGTGCGCTCAGCTTTTGCGCCGCTTTATCCTGTCCAGCCGTTCCTGCATAAGAAAACGCCCGGTGACGGACTGGGGGTCAGCCACGATGGCCTCGGGGGTACCTGCGGAAACAATCAGCCCGCCGTTTTCTCCACCGCCCGGTCCCATATCAAGAACATGGTCCGAAGCCAGAATCATGTCGGTATTATGCTCGATGACCACCACACTGGCTCCCTTGTCCACCAGAGCGTGCAGCACCTTGATGAGCTTGCCCACTTCGTGCATGTGCAGGCCCGTGGTCGGTTCGTCCAGGATGTACATGGTTCCGGGCAGGGAACGCTTGCCCAGTTCGCGCGAGATCTTGATGCGCTGGGCCTCGCCCCCGGAAAGTGTGGTGGCGGGCTGCCCGAGCCGCAGGTATTCCAGCCCCACTTCTTCCAGCACTGCCAGGCGACGCTCCAGCGCGGGATAGTTTTCAAACAGTTCCCTGGCCTGCCGCACGGTAAGGTTGAGTACCTCAGCGATATTCAGGCCCTTGTAGCGCACCTCAAGGGTTTCGTGATTATAGCGCTTGCCCTTACACACGTCACAGGTAACGTAAACGTCAGGCAAAAAGTGCATTTCCACCCGTATCTGCCCATCGCCGCCGCAGGCTTCGCAACGCCCGCCGCGCACGTTAAAGCTGAAACGCCCCGGCTTGTAGCCGCGTTTGCGGGCGTCCTGCGTCATGGAAAAAATATTGCGTATTTCGTCAAATATTTTTGTATAGGTGGCCGGGTTCGAGCGCGGGGTACGTCCGATGGGCGTCTGGTCGATCGCCACGATTCGCTCCACAGGGGCAGCCCCGCCCTCATATGCCAGGCCGCCGATGGTGCCGGGCTGGTCCACGCGCAGGCCCAGGTTCAGGGCCAGATGCTTGTAGAGTGTATCAACCACCAGCGAGCTTTTTCCCGAGCCGGAAACGCCCGTCACGCAGGTCAGTACGCCAAGGGGAATGCGGCATTCCACATTGCGCAGGTTGTTGGTGGTCACGTTGTGCAGCACCAGCTCGCCCTGCGGCTCACGCCGGGCATCGGGCAGAGCGATGGTGTCGTCGCCACGCAGATAGCGGGCCGTCAGCGTATCTGCCTGAGAAAGCAGATCGTCCACCTTGCCCTGAAACATGATGTCCCCGCCGTGCGCACCGGAACCGGGACCAAGCTCGATAACCGTATCAGCCTCGCAGATGGTGGCCTCGTCATGCTCCACCACCAGCACCGTATTGCCACGTGCCTGAAGCGAGCGCAGCGTACCCAGCAGCCGCTCATTGTCGCGCGGATGCAGACCGATGGACGGCTCGTCCAGCACATAGGTCACCCCTACAAGGCCGGAGCCGAGCTGGCTTGCCAGCCGGATGCGCTGCGCCTCGCCACCGGAAAGGGTGGACATGGAGCGCCCCAGCGAAAGATATTCCAGCCCCACGCTGCGCATGAAGGACAAACGGTGGGTCAGCTCTTTCATGAGCGGCTCGGCAATAACCACATGGCGCCCCGTGAACGTGCGCCTGTCCAGCCATTCCAGGGCGCGCTCCACCGAAAGATTGCAAAAATCCGCAATATTCAGATCGTCCACACGCACCGAAAGCGCGTTGACATTGAGCCGCGCGCCCTTGCAGTCCGGACAGTCCATGGTCTGGCGGTAGCGTGAAAGCGCTTCGCGCCAGGCATCGCCGTACTGCATACCGCTTTCCAGCAGGGGAATCACGCCGGGCCAGCGTTTTGCAGTTACGCTTACATCTCCGGCACTTCTGGCCTCGGTAAAATGCTCGCTCTGGTAGTCGCCGCCGGCCCCCAGGGCCACATTGCCGCCCATCCAGTTACGGCGCAGGCCCTGAGAAGAACGCGCAGGTCTGCCGTGTTCGTCCTCGCCATAAAAAAGTGCAGCCAGGGCGTCTTCAGAAAATTCTTCCAGCGGTGTGGACAGGCTGAACCTGAAACGCTTGCCCAGCGCCTTGAGCGCCTCTTCATAACGGCTGAACATCTTGCCCGTGGCCCAAGGCAGAAGCACTCCCGTGTTCAGCGAAAGCCCCATATTGGGTGCGACCAGGCGCGGCTCGAAATAGTCCACCCCGCCAAGTCCCACGCAGCGTGGGCAGGCTCCTTGGGGGCCGTTGAAAGAAAAGAGCTGGGGGCTGGGCGCTGGCAGGGAAATGCGGCAGTGCGTGCACACAGATGAGGTGGAGTGCACGGTGTCGGCCTCTTCACCGGCGGCAGCCCTGTCGGGCAGGTGGATTACAAGCCGCCCTTCGCCGTAGCGCAGGGCCAGCTCCACCGAGTCGGCCAGACGCCCGCGCAGGCCCTCTTTATTGACCAGACGGTCCACCACAAGGTCAATGCTGTGTTTTTTGTTTTTATCGAGAGCGGGCACGTCATCCAGCGTGTGAAAGGCCCCATTGACGCGCACACGGGCAAAGCCTTCAGCCTTGAGTTTTTTAAACTTGTCCTGATGCGTACCTTTCTGCAGTTCCACAAGAGGGGCCAGCACCATAAATTTTGTACCCTGGGGCAGGGCAAGAATATCAGCGATGATTTCATCAGCAGCGCGGGCTTCGATGGGCCGGCCGCACTGGGGGCAGTACATACGCCCCAGCCGGGCGAAAAAAACGCGCAGAAAGTCGTAAATTTCCGTCACCGTACCCACGGTAGAGCGCGGATTGCGCGAAACGCTCTGCTGCTCAAGAGAAATGGCGGGTGAAAGCCCTTCTATTTTTTCCACATCGGGCTTGTCCATCTGGGGCAGAAACTGACGGGCGTAGGCCGATAAGGACTCCACATAGCGGCGCTGCCCCTCGGCGTACA contains the following coding sequences:
- a CDS encoding IS4 family transposase, giving the protein MPHKEILDLSHHTTLFSQLLSLIPGHVFEKLERKHKTGRSSRQFGFKEQFTVMAFIQLAARRSLRDGLRALEAAKRRLYHLGLKSVARSTVADANNSRPVEFFKDLFAEMYGLCHLRAPRHKFRFKCKLYSMDATTISLCLSIFPWASFRRNKAGVKVNTVLDHDGYIPAFLDINNAKTHESRMAKSLSLPKGSIVTFDKGYICYSWFRMLTAKGIFFVTRLKSNAAYKLVDRRAVDRKTGVTSDHIIDVSSRGKTTRLRRIGYRDAKTGKRYEFLTNHFRLSAKTIADIYKERWQIEIFFREVKQNLHIKSFVGRSENAVHIQIYTALTVYLLLAYQKFLSKLGLSVQQLFELICLNLFGKDSLEELLNPRRRKTINTYSYSLLAMGA
- the uvrA gene encoding excinuclease ABC subunit UvrA, with protein sequence MNTSTNKSCIHIEKARQHNLKNISLDIPRDELVVICGPSGSGKSTLAFDIVYAEGQRRYVESLSAYARQFLPQMDKPDVEKIEGLSPAISLEQQSVSRNPRSTVGTVTEIYDFLRVFFARLGRMYCPQCGRPIEARAADEIIADILALPQGTKFMVLAPLVELQKGTHQDKFKKLKAEGFARVRVNGAFHTLDDVPALDKNKKHSIDLVVDRLVNKEGLRGRLADSVELALRYGEGRLVIHLPDRAAAGEEADTVHSTSSVCTHCRISLPAPSPQLFSFNGPQGACPRCVGLGGVDYFEPRLVAPNMGLSLNTGVLLPWATGKMFSRYEEALKALGKRFRFSLSTPLEEFSEDALAALFYGEDEHGRPARSSQGLRRNWMGGNVALGAGGDYQSEHFTEARSAGDVSVTAKRWPGVIPLLESGMQYGDAWREALSRYRQTMDCPDCKGARLNVNALSVRVDDLNIADFCNLSVERALEWLDRRTFTGRHVVIAEPLMKELTHRLSFMRSVGLEYLSLGRSMSTLSGGEAQRIRLASQLGSGLVGVTYVLDEPSIGLHPRDNERLLGTLRSLQARGNTVLVVEHDEATICEADTVIELGPGSGAHGGDIMFQGKVDDLLSQADTLTARYLRGDDTIALPDARREPQGELVLHNVTTNNLRNVECRIPLGVLTCVTGVSGSGKSSLVVDTLYKHLALNLGLRVDQPGTIGGLAYEGGAAPVERIVAIDQTPIGRTPRSNPATYTKIFDEIRNIFSMTQDARKRGYKPGRFSFNVRGGRCEACGGDGQIRVEMHFLPDVYVTCDVCKGKRYNHETLEVRYKGLNIAEVLNLTVRQARELFENYPALERRLAVLEEVGLEYLRLGQPATTLSGGEAQRIKISRELGKRSLPGTMYILDEPTTGLHMHEVGKLIKVLHALVDKGASVVVIEHNTDMILASDHVLDMGPGGGENGGLIVSAGTPEAIVADPQSVTGRFLMQERLDRIKRRKS